TGACTTTAGCGGCATTTTGCGCGTCGTTCGGAGAGAATGAAAGGAGGGCATCTTCAACACTAAGTGATAAAAAATTTACTGTATTGCTGTGAAATCTCTCGAGTTCGGATTCAATGCGTCCTCGTTCAACAAACCAAGAATATGTTAACCCGGCGGATAAGGGAATTAAAAAACCAAGGATAAGGGCTGCCGCAATGAATGATGCGATCCCGGTAAACTTTGTTTTCATAAATTTCAACATCGCTACTCTTTGGCGAGAGTCTGCCTGCTGGTCGCTAGGGGCAGCTATTATCAGTCACATAATCGTGTATGTGGATTTCTCCCAAAGCAATTTTACTTCTGAGAGTTTCAATACGCTGGCGCATATCGTCTGTGACGAGATTGGCATTGTTTTCATCAAAAATAAGCCCGATGGCATTTTGTACAATACCAAAGTGCTTGATGTTATCACGCCAGACTCCTCGCCAGGCATGCATAAGGGCGGCGTAGACAACTTGGTCGGTGCGTTTGATCATCGACGTCAGCACATAACCGGGAAAGAGACCATTTTGATTGCGATCAACCCCGATGCCGAGTTTCCCTCGCTTGGCTGCGGCCTCAAGAACAGCCGGACCGGCACCGCCTGCAGCCTGATAAATAGTCGAGCCTGAAAAAACCGTTTTAGCGCCTATGTGATGCTTGCCGCCGGTCTCTGGTTCGCGCCTCCTCCGAGGAGCAGAAACGCCAGGAGCGCAAAAAGACTTCCCAGCTTCCGCATCAGCTTTCTGAGATTGAACGCCGCACATGCCATGAACAGATTGATGGTGTCCCCGACCGCGCCCTTGAGGTAGCTCCGCGCCATGCGGTGGTCGTGCTTGAGATGGCC
Above is a genomic segment from Desulfovibrio inopinatus DSM 10711 containing:
- a CDS encoding BMP family lipoprotein, which codes for MCGVQSQKADAEAGKSFCAPGVSAPRRRREPETGGKHHIGAKTVFSGSTIYQAAGGAGPAVLEAAAKRGKLGIGVDRNQNGLFPGYVLTSMIKRTDQVVYAALMHAWRGVWRDNIKHFGIVQNAIGLIFDENNANLVTDDMRQRIETLRSKIALGEIHIHDYVTDNSCP
- a CDS encoding transposase → LKQVGDTQILIPKPPKKKDSRHQRQKARQRFRRRAGIEPVIGHLKHDHRMARSYLKGAVGDTINLFMACAAFNLRKLMRKLGSLFALLAFLLLGGGANQRPAASIT